The Arcobacter roscoffensis genome segment CAAATATATCTATTGACAAGTCTTTGTTTAATCTCTTAGCAGTAATACCTGCCATAATACCAGCAGCCCCTGCTCCAATAATCGCTATTTTCAAAATCTATCCTCTTTTTATTTCTTGTTGGAATTATACTTTATATATGATGACAGCAAGGTTTAGTAAAATACTGCTAACCAAATAGTTGGATTATTAGTGTCTGTATATTTTACTCTATGCTTCACATGAGCTTTTATATCTATATAGTCATTTTTATTTAATTTTACTTCTTTTACTTTATCTTCTTCTTTAAATTCTAAAATAGCTTCACCCTCAAGTAGTAAAACAAACTCATTTTCATCTTGGTCATACCAAAAATCTTTTGGGCTTGTTTGACCAGTAGAAACAATTCGTTCAATTCTTACATTTTTATTCTTTAGTAAATCACTAAAGATTTCTTCTTTGCTATTTAAATCAATATCGTTTAAAATCGAGTGTTTTTCCATATCTGACCTCTTTAATTTAGTATAAATTATAGCATTTTTTTGTGAAAATAGTCTGTTTTTATTCTATACTAAAGTAATCAACTTTACTTTTTTACACCTTTTTTTAAAAATTTTTATCTTTTTGTCTATTTTTTTACTCAAGATTACTTTTAACTTGTTAAAATAGTATTGTAAGTACCATCTTATGGTACTTTAGTAATATGTTCAAGATTAGTGTTTTTTAGCCAAA includes the following:
- a CDS encoding cupin domain-containing protein; the protein is MEKHSILNDIDLNSKEEIFSDLLKNKNVRIERIVSTGQTSPKDFWYDQDENEFVLLLEGEAILEFKEEDKVKEVKLNKNDYIDIKAHVKHRVKYTDTNNPTIWLAVFY